A segment of the Leptolyngbya sp. NIES-3755 genome:
GACTTCGATGGAATCTCTTGCATGAATGATCACATCTCCGCCTCGTCCCGATCGCGAAGTTTCTGTCCTAATCGATGCCCCATCTCGAATCACCAATCGACCGGTATTGACTCGTAGTGTTCCAGCATCACCTGTTCCAGTTGTCTCGGCGCTCAATCCACTCACAAATCTTTGTCCTGAGCTTACTCGTGTTCCAATTAGCTCAATCTGCTCTGAAGCAGTCACCGTCAAATTACCGCCTTTTCCCTGGCTTTCATCGAAAGCGCTAGCTGCAATAAAACCACCGTCTTGGATCGTAATACGACGAGCTTCGACTGTAGTATCACCTGAGTTGCCTTCTCCGAAGGTTGCAGAGCCAATTGCGCTACCTACAATCGTCAATTCATCGGTATCAATTAGAAGAGAACCTGCATTTCCTCCACCGCTAGTATTTGTTACAATGACTCCTCCGCGACTCACGACTTGATTTGCGGCATAGAGGTTCACCGCGCCTCCGTTCGTTTGGCTTGCGGTAGTGTTAAAGATTTGACTATCGATGATTGAGATCGTATCGTCTGCTCTAAGGGTAATATCGCCAACTTGACGATCTGGAATTCCTAAAGTGGAACCTGCTATTAGAGTGCTACCTTCTCTCAAACGAATGTTTCGAGCCGTAATTGCAATTTCTCCACCATCAATAAATCGAACATCTGCAATTGCATTGCTAAAAGAGACATCACCCAATGATAGATTTTCTGGAAAGCTCAATTGAGCATTTGAAGCAATGCTGATTGATCCTGAGCGGACTGCTCCAATTTGAATCGATCCTCCAAACGCTTGCAAAGATCCATTTTGAATTTTTACATTTCCACCGAGCAGAACAAGATTTCGACCGAACGGCACACGCAATCCAAGCAATGAACCTCCAAGCTGTGAATCAAATGGCGAACCTAACACTGCGATCGAGGGTGGCTCTGAAGGTGCTCGACTAAACACAAACGCAGAGGGATCAACGGTCAGCACTGAAGCCGGTGAACCCGGAGATGTAGCACTAAAAGAACCTCGATCGCCAAATTGAACGGCATCAGCAGTCGTCACAACGAGCGATCCATTCACATCCAAACTGGAATTTTGCTCGAATATAACTCCGTTGGGATTGATTAAGAAGAGATTTGCATCACCCAGAACTCCCAGCCTGCCGAAAATCTGCGATCGCTCTCCCGTTACTCGCGCAAAAATGTTCTGCACTGCATCAGGATTGGCAAAATAAGCGCCGCGTCCTTCTGAAACATTGAAAGTCGAAAAGCTATGGAACAGATTTGAACCGCGAATCGCTCCTCCACGAATCAAGTCGCTCGGCAGTCCTCGCACGGTTGTTGATGTAACGGTTGATTGTTCTGAGCCGAACGTTGCATCGGGCACAATTTGAGCGATCGACACAGACGAAAGCGCGATCGTACTCAGCCCCGCTAATAGCCCACTCGATAGAATCCATTGCATCCTGACACTCCGAAACTATTGATGCTGACCGTATCCGCGCCAAATCCATTTTTCCGTTCAAAAGTAATTTACCACTACCAGGTTCGTAAAGGAACTTCGATTTCCAAATTGCTATTGTACGAATACAAAAAATTTGTGTGCTATGAGATGCTTAGGCTAAACGTCTTGACAGCTAATAGATGGAACGCTTGAAATTTAAGCTGCGATCTCAATACACAGCGATCGGAGTTGTTATCTATACCTTTGGGCAGGAAGAACGGTTTGCAGAAAAGTACAAGCATTCTGACAGAAACCTCAGAAATATCCGTAGTAGCAACCCCGTAATCTAAGTATCAAGCAAACAAAGAAACCACTGAAACGGAATCCGAACTTGCGAAAACTCACTTATTTCGGAGAAAACAATCATGACCGACAACAACAAGCCTATCTTTACTGATTTGACCGAAGACGAAGCAGCAGCACTCAATGGTGGAACTCGCTGTTTCTGGGTGCGCGTTTGTCGTTGGGTTCGCAACTGGTACGGCTTTCAATTTGCCTGCGTTTGGGCAGTTCGCTGCTACTAATTGCTTGATCTAAACTCAGTAGCAAACACACCTTATCCTTGCAAGGATAGTTAGGAGAACAGGAGGTGTTTCAACTGCGAGACACCTCTTTTTTAGTCCCTCTAGCAGAGTGCATCATGAAAAAGTATCATTGCATCAAACAACAAGGTGAAGCAGATTGTGGAGCCGCTTGTTTAGCTACGATCGCGAAACACTATGGTTCTAAAGTTAACCTCAAACAAGTGCGGAATTATGTGGGGGTTGGACAATCTGGGGCAAATCTTTGGGGACTTCAGCAAGGCTGTGAGAAATTAGGGTTGAATGCACGTCCGGTAAAAGCGGCTCCTGATGTGCTCGATCGCATTGAAGAGGCTCCACTTCCGGCGATTTTGCACTGGAAGGGAAATCATTGGATTGTTTTGTATGGGAAGCGGAGACGCGATTTTGTGGTTGCTGATCCTGCGATCGGAATTCGGTATCTTTCAACGGTTGAATTAGCAGAGGGTTGGAATGATTGGGTGATGCTATTGCTAGAACCTGATCCGGTTCGATTTGGGGCGGTACTTCAGGATTCAAGCGATCGAGAAGGATTGAGTGCAATTCAGTTTTGGTCGAGGGTGTCCGCGCATCGTTCAATTCTGTTTCAGGCTTTTCTAATCAATATTGTTATTGGATTTTTGTCGCTGTCTTCTCCGATTCTAATGCAGTTACTCACTGATGATGTGTTAATTCGAGGTGATTTGAGGCTGTTGAATACGATCGCGATCGCAGTGATTACAGTCGTTGTTGTGAGTGATTTATTAGAGCTAGTGCAGTCGAGTTTGATTACGCATTTTGCTCAACGATTGGAGCTTGGATTGGTTCTAGACTTCTGTAAGCAAATTCTGAGATTGCCACTCACGTATTTTGAAGCGCGGCGTAGTGGAGAAGTTCTAAGCCGATTACAAGATATTCAACAGCTTAACTATTTGATTTCACAATCGATCGTCAGTTTGCCGAGTCGATTCTTTGTCGCTCTGATCTCGCTTGGACTGATGTTGTTTTATAGCTGGAAACTGAGCGTTTTTGCGATCGCAGTTTCAATTCTAATGACGGCTTCAGTGATTTTCTTTCAGCCGACTTTGCAGCGAAAAATGCAGCAATCTCTAGCGACTGATGCTGAGAATCAAGGGGTACTGGTTGAAACCTTCAAAGGCGCACTCACAGTTAAAACAATGGTTGCGACCCCTCAGCTTTGGGGAGAATTTCAGCATCGATTTAGTAGACTGGCGAATCTGAACTTACGAACGAATCAGATTAGTATCTTTAACAATAGCTTCTCTGGGTTAGTTGCAGGCGTTGGGGGAATTGGCTTGCTGTGGTTTGGTGGACAGTTAGTGATTTCACCAGCGGAACAGTTAAGCATCGGGCAACTTTTTGCCTTCAAAGCCATGAGTGATAATGTCACTCTGTTCATTACAACCACGATCGGCTTTGTCGATGAATTTACACGAGTCAAAGCAGCGACACAACGGTTGGCAGAAGTGACACAGGCAACGCCCGAAGATGCGGATCAAGCGGATCGACCCAATGCTACGATCGCACCTGATTCTGCGATTGTTCTGAACAATGTTAGCTTTGATTATGCAGATGGAACTTCGATTCTGGAAAACTTCTCGGTTCAAATTCCAGGTGGACAAGTGACTGCACTCATCGGACAGTCGGGCTGTGGGAAAAGTACTTTAGTCAAGCTACTTGCAGGACTCTATCCGCCGACTGTGGGAAACATTCGGATTGGAAACTACAATCAATCGGATTTATCACTGACAAGTCTTCGTCAGCAAGTTGTTTTAGTCTCTCAAGAAGCGCATTTCTGGAATCGATCGATTATCGACAATTTCCGGTTGGCGGCTCCAGATGCGACCTTTGATGAAATTGTTGAAAGCTGCCGTCTCACTGGTGCGGACGAGTTTATTAGCAAACTTCCCAACAAGTATCAAACGATTTTAGGTGAGTTTGCGACTAATCTTTCAGGTGGACAGAAACAGCGATTAGCAATCTCTCGTGCCCTTGTTCAAAATCCTCCGATTCTGATTCTAGATGAGTCTACTTCTGGGCTTGATCCAGCCAGCGAAGCCGAACTGATGAATCAACTTCTCCAGCATCGTCAAGACAAAACTACTGTATTCATCAGTCATCGTCCTTCTGTGATTCGTCGTGCCGATTGGATTGTTCTACTCGACCAAGGACAGCTTAAGCTCCAAGGCAGTCGAGCCGAAGTCTTAGCCAAAGCAAACCATCAATTAGAGCAACTTTACACTGCACTATGAACGACTCTATTCAATCCATCCGAACTGAGGATTTTCTACCTTCAATTAGTCGTTGGACATCATTAGGCGGAGTGTTCTTAGTCGGAACTGTTGTAACCGCGATCGCACTTTCAGCCGTGACCAAATACAATGTCTCAGTCAGAGCGAGTTCCACAGTTCGTCCTTCTGGAGAATTGCGTGTAGTTCAGGCAGAAATGGAAAGTACTGTAAAGCAAATCTTAGTTAAAGAGAACCAAACGGTTAAACGGGGTGAAATCATTGCGTATCTTGAAGACTCTAAGCTTCAAACTCAAAACAGTCAGCTTCGGAGTAACATTCAGCAAAGTCAAATTCAACTCTCACAGCTAGAAGCACAGATTCGAGCGATTCAACGTCAAATCATTGCAGAATCGAATTCGACAGACCGCTCGATCGCTTCAGCGGAAGCCGAAACCCGACGTGCTCAGAATGACTATCAAGAAAAGCGCTTATCTTCCCAAGCAGAGGTTCAAGATGCTCAAGTGACTTTGAATTTAGCGAACGATGAATGGAAGCGATATCAACAATTAGTTGCGAATGGAGCCGTTTCAGAGCGACAAGCAAAAGAGAAAGAAACCGCAGTTCAAACCGCCCAAGCTCGACTCGATCGCGCAAGGGCAGCCGCAAATCCATCTCAAGCCACGATCGCGATTTCTCAAGAAAATATTGCTCAACAACGTGCTAAAGGAGAGTCTACGATCGCAGCTTTAATTCGAGAGCAAGAAGCCTTAGTGCAACGTCAAGCCGAACTCAAAGCGCAGTTAGTTCGCGACCAGAAAGAGCAACAGCAGATTGAGCGAGACTTATCCAAAGCAATGATTCGAGCGACCAGTGATGGCACAGTCTTTCAGCTTAATTTATCGAATGCGAATCAAGTGGTTCGTCCAGGAGATAGCATTGCTCAAATTGCACCCACTGATACGCCTCTAGTCGTGAAAGCCAGAGTCGCGAATCAGGACATTGACAAAGTTGAAATCGGTCAACTCACACAACTTCGAGTTGAAGCTTGTCCATATTCAGAGTTTGGTGTCTTGCCGGGTCGAGTTAGCGCGATCGCACCCGATTCTAATAGTTCTAATCAATCTTCAGGAAATAACGATCGAACTTTTTCCGTAACCGTTAGCTTAGACCAAACGGTTCTCACTCATCAACAGCGGCAATGTCACATTCAATCGGGCATGGAAGCAACCGCGAACATTATTTCCAAAGAAGAAACATTCCTTCAGTTCATCCTTCGCAAAGCGCGATTGATCACAGATTTGTAATTTATCAGGAGACTTCTATCATGTTTCAGCCTTCACTCTCTGACTACGCCCCGATTTCTACTCGATCGCTCGAATTGCAGCCTCAAGAAATCCATCTCTTCTCATTCAAAGTAACCTCGATCGAGAAACAAGGAATGAGCTATCGATCGCAACCACAGCAATATATTTGCCACTTTACCGATCGACGTTTTCTATTCGTTTCCGATCAGTCCAAATTCTCAGTCGATTATGATGCGATCGAGCGGTTCAAACTCGTCCGAACTCTCAATCTTTCCACCTTTGCCAAACTCATCTTCAAAGCAACTCCAATCGAAGTTCCAAAAGAATGGCTCATTGCTGTCACTCCTACAGAACATTCTCGCAGCGCTGCAAAAGACTTTGTACAGTTAGGCAACGAATTGATCGGCGTTGTGCCTGGAGGCTTCCAAATGATCGCGGATGATCCACAAGCGATCGCACAATTCAAGCAAGAAGTCCAAGCGAGTTCTCTTCCGGTGATTGTAGATTTTGTTGCTGCAAAATGTGAGCCTTGTCAAACAATGGTTCCGATCATCAATGAGTTAGCTGAACAATTTGCTGGACAGTTCAATCTAATCAAAGTTGATATTGAGAAAAATCCTGCGATCGCATTGCACTATAACGTTGATTGTTTTCCAACTTTGATGGTGATGAATTCGGGCACTGTCATCGATCGTATTGTTGGTGTTGTTCCAAAACCTCTTCTGGTCAAAGTCCTGAACAATCATCTTGCGAAACTCTAGCCGATGCTAAACCAACTCCGATCGTATCTAGATCGCATCGAAATCAACGATCCCAAACTTGCCCAGTTCATTTGTCAACTGATTCCCGATCGCTGTCCTTTCGAGCGCAAACTGTATGTTTTCGATTATTGCATTCAAATTCCTGCACTCTGTAAATTGAATCCACTCTATCGACAGCTTCTCAATCTTCGTCTCAAGTCATTGATGTGTCTAATGCGTTCATCTGATCTCACTGAGACGCATCGATAGAACTACAGATGTCACTAGACAGAGAAAAAGCAATCCGGTAAAGTTACAATCAAAACTTGGTGTATCGCAATGAGAAAACAGTTCGGGCGTAAAAAGCTTTTATGGAAATGGATTGTCGTTGCCGTTTTGAGTTGTCTCATTGCGATGACTCCAACGATCGTACAAGCTTCTGATCCGGCTCAATTAATGCAGCAAGGGTTAGAAAGCTATGAAGCTAAGAACTACAAGGCTGCGATCGACTTTTGGAATCAAGCTCAAAATCGCTATCGATCGAGAAATGACTTGATCAATGCTGCGATCGCGCTCGAAAACATCGCCCGAACTTACGCGAAACAAGACAATAACAGCGAGGCAATTCGCACTTGGAAGGACGCGATCAGCATTTATCGACAATTAAATAATCCTGCAAAACTGAGTCAAGCCCTCACCGAACAAGCTCAACTTTATAGTGCGATCGGACAAGCGAGACAAGCGATCGCGCTCCTTTGTGCACCTGAGATGAACCAAAATGATTGTACGGATCAAGGGAGCGTCAAATTAGCTGAGAAAGCCAAAGATCCTGCGATTCAAATTGCAGCACTTGGAAGTTTAGGAGATGCGTATCGATTGAGTGGAGATTCGGATCGAGCCATTCAAACTCTATCGGCTGCTTATACGCTTGCAAAACAAACGAATCATTCAACTCATTTATTATCGTTGCTCAATAGTCTTGGGAATGCTCATATTAGTCGGGCGGCTCTGAGAGAATTGCAGGCAGACTCCGCACGGGGACGAGATTTGAGAGAAGAAAAACAGAGAAAAACAGATGCGGAAAACGATACTCAAGCCGCGATCGCATTTCTCACCGATAGCTTAAGAATGAGCCAAAATAATCCCTCTGCAAAACTGCGATCGCTGCTCAGTTTGGCATCGATTCATCATCGCAGAACAGAAACCGCGATGATGTTGCCTTATTTGAGAACAGCTATTCCTTTATTAGAGCAAATAGATTCCGATCGAGTTCGAGCGTATGCTGCGATCGACATTGCGAAACTCTTGAATGCTGATGATCCAAAACAAACAGAAGCGTTGTTAATGCAGGCGATTCGTTCGGCTCAAGCGATTAAGGATTTTAGAGCCGAATCGTTCGCCGCTGGGGAATTGGGGCGATTGTATAAACGAAATCGTTCTGAAATTGCGATTACTTGGATCAAACGTGCAATCTCAACCGCAGACCAAGATCTCGAAGCAAAAGATAGTCTATATCTTTGGGAATGGGAACTTGGACGATTGTTGGAAAATCAGGGACAAACTCAAAACGCGATCGCAGCCTATGAGCGATCGATTCGGGTTCTAGAAACCATTCGGAGTGATATTCTCGAAGCCAATCGGGAACTGCAATTTAACTTCCGTGATGAGATTGAACCAATTTATCGAAACTTAATTGCGCTGCGAGTCGGATTAGAAAATATCAGCAAAAATCCAGTGAGCAAAAATCCAGTGAGTGATGCACGACTAAAACAAGCTCAACCTGCGACTTCAATGGATTCAAACAACATTGATATTGTGCTGCGGGCAATGGATTCACTCAGACTCGCAGAACTGCAAAACTACTTCGGAAATGATTGTATTCTTGCAGCCGCGAGACCGAGTGGAAATCTGGGTACAGATGCGGCTGCGAAAGCGGTTCAATCGGCTTTGAACACTGCCACCCAAGATGGGAAAACCGCAGTCATTAACTATATCGTGCTGGAAAATGAGCTAGTTGTCATTCTCAATGTCAAAAACAAACCTCCTCGAACTGAAACGATCAAAGTTCCAGTCAAAGAGATAGAGCAACTGATCACACAGTTCCGGGGACAGCTTCAGAGCAATACCCTTGAAGACTTTGATCCTAAAGCGTCGAATGCTCAAGTGCTTTATCGATATCTGATCGAGCCAGTTTGCCCCACCCTAAAGGCAGAAGGAATTGAAACCTTAGTCTTTGCTCAAGATGGATTGCTCCGAAACATTCCGATGGCAGCACTGCATGACGGAGAGAAATTTCTGATTCAGAATTATGCGATCGCAACGGTTCCAAGCTTGAGTCTAGTCAATTTGTCTCAGCCCAAAAATGAACCGCGATCGGCGTTAGCCTTTCGATTAGGTGAGGCTGTAGAAGTCAACGGTAGACAATATTCAGCGCTAATCTATACTAAGCGAGAAACTCAAAATATTGTGGAAGAACTGCCAGGAAGCATTGTTTTACCCGATGAGAAATTTACCAAGCAGAACCTGAGAACTGCCCTCAGACAGCGAAACTATCCGATTCTGCACTTAGCAACTCACGGACAGTTTGGGGCAGATCCGAAAGATACTTTTTTGATCACAGGGGGACGAGAAGAATTGACCTTGATCGAACTCGAAACGATTCTAAGAGAGCGATCGAGTGAGGATCAGATTGAATTGTTAGCCTTAACCGCTTGTCAAACGGCAGTCGGAGATAATAGATCGACATTGGGACTCGCAGGCGCAGCAATTCAAGCGGGAGCGAAAAGTGCACTCGCTTCTCTCTGGTTTATCGAGGATCGGGGAACTGCTGATCTGGTGCAATTGTTTTATGATGGGCTGAGTGGTCGATCGCAGCAAAGGTTGAGTAAGGCGAAGGCACTTCAGCGATCGCAGATCAAGTTGATTGAGGACGGGCAGCATCCTCGATTGTGGTCTGCCTTCGTGCTGGTGGGGAACTGGTTTTGATGAAGTCGAGGTGTTGAAGTGTCGATATTACCTTGGATTGAGAAGGTGACAGAACAGTAACAACCTCATTTTGATGTGATCGACATCTCTAATTGATGTGATTTGTAGTCATAAGAAGACTGTAGTACCTGGGTATCTTTTGGGTAAGTTGCCATTGCCCCATCTGTCTCAGGAGTCAAGTCATGTCCGGATCGTCTGATCAACAGTTTGAATTGAATGGTTATTCAGCGATCGAGCCAATTTATTTTGGTTCAAAAACGCTCGTGTATCAGGCAATTCGGAACAGCGATCGAGCTTCTGTCATTCTCAAACGATTGCGAGATGAAACACCGACTGTCGAAGAACAGATGCAGTTTCGCAATCAATACGTGATGACAAAAGATTTGGCGATTCCTGGGATTGTGCGGGTGATTGGATTGGAATCTTGTGACAATGGAGAGATTCTTGTCATGGAAGATTTTGGTGGCATTTCGCTCTCTGAGTACCGCCGAAAACATCAATGGTCGATCGCACAATTTCTCTCGATCGCGGTGCAACTGAGTGAAACACTGTATCAGTTACATCAGGCTCAAATTATCCACAAAGACATTAAACCTGCGAATATTCTGATTCATCCTGATTCGATGCAGGTTCGACTGATTGATTTTAGTATTGCGTCTCAACTGTCGAATCAAACTCAAGCGCTTCAATACCCGAATCAACTAGAAGGAACATTAGCTTATCTTTCTCCAGAGCAAACTGGGCGAATGAATCGATCGATTGATTATCGCAGTGATTTCTACTCGTTAGGGGTGACATTTTATGAGTTGTTAACGGGTCGAGTTCCGTTCATAGGCGAGGATGCACTTGAGATTGTTCATGGGCATTTGGCAAAATCCCCGACTCCGATTCGATCGCTGAATCCTGAAGTGCCTGAAGCGATCGAGCAAATCATTCAAAAGCTGATGGCGAAAAATGCAGAAGACCGCTATCAGAGTGCAAAAGGGTTACAGGCTGATTTGGAACAGGGGTTAGCGCAGTGGAAAGCGACCGGTACGATCGCAGGTTTTGAGATTGGACAACTCGATCGAATGGCTCAGTTCAACATTCCTGAAAAGCTCTATGGACGGGAAGCTCAAATTCAAGTGCTCCTTGATGCGTTTGAACGAGCTAGACAGGGAAGCGGAGAATTAGTTGTTGTTTCAGGCGACTCAGGGATTGGAAAAACAGCATTAATTCGGGAATTGTTCAAACCAATCACGGAGAGTAATGCTCATTTTGTCTGTGGAAAGTTTGATCAGTTCAAGCGGAACATTCCTTATGCTTGTTTAACTGAAGCTTATCGAGGATTAATTCAGCAAATTTTAGCGGGAACAGCGGAAAAAATAGAGTATTGGCGCGATCGCTTTCAGACTGTTCTAGGATCATCCGCGCAAGTGGTGATTGATGTGATTCCAGAATTAGAGCGATTGCTTGGTCAACAAGCTCCTGCGCCAGAACTTCCACTTCTAGAAGCTCAAGATCGCTTTGATCAGGCAATGTTCGCGTTCATGATGGCAACCTCTAGCCCAGAATATCCAGAAGTTGAGTGGATGGATGATTTGCAGTGGGCGGATTTAGCTTCGATTACGTCTCTCAAAACATTCCTGCAAAGCCCAGAGAATCAATATCGTTTGATTGTGGTTGCTTACCGAGAGAACGAAGTTGATCCGACTCATCCACTAGCTCAAATGCTGTCTCAGATGCGAACAGAGGGAGTTGCGTTTGAACAGATTACTCTCGCACCCTTGGCGCTTCATGATGTCATTCAGTTTCTTGCAGATACAATGCACTGTCATTTTTCCAGAGTTCAACCGTTAGCAAAGCTACTGTACGACAAAACTCAAGGCAGTCCTTTTCTTCTCACTGAATGGCTGAAATCACTACATTCCGAAGGGTTAGTCACGTTTGATTTGGAAACAAATAGCTGGCAGTGGAGTCTCAAATCCATTCAACAGTGGAACATTGATGACGCGAAACTAAATCAGGTTAGAGCGCAACAACCCAGTCCTATCTTGAGTACAAGTTCTACTACTAC
Coding sequences within it:
- a CDS encoding TPR repeat protein (similar to AA sequence:cyanobase_aa:Ava_2808); this encodes MRKQFGRKKLLWKWIVVAVLSCLIAMTPTIVQASDPAQLMQQGLESYEAKNYKAAIDFWNQAQNRYRSRNDLINAAIALENIARTYAKQDNNSEAIRTWKDAISIYRQLNNPAKLSQALTEQAQLYSAIGQARQAIALLCAPEMNQNDCTDQGSVKLAEKAKDPAIQIAALGSLGDAYRLSGDSDRAIQTLSAAYTLAKQTNHSTHLLSLLNSLGNAHISRAALRELQADSARGRDLREEKQRKTDAENDTQAAIAFLTDSLRMSQNNPSAKLRSLLSLASIHHRRTETAMMLPYLRTAIPLLEQIDSDRVRAYAAIDIAKLLNADDPKQTEALLMQAIRSAQAIKDFRAESFAAGELGRLYKRNRSEIAITWIKRAISTADQDLEAKDSLYLWEWELGRLLENQGQTQNAIAAYERSIRVLETIRSDILEANRELQFNFRDEIEPIYRNLIALRVGLENISKNPVSKNPVSDARLKQAQPATSMDSNNIDIVLRAMDSLRLAELQNYFGNDCILAAARPSGNLGTDAAAKAVQSALNTATQDGKTAVINYIVLENELVVILNVKNKPPRTETIKVPVKEIEQLITQFRGQLQSNTLEDFDPKASNAQVLYRYLIEPVCPTLKAEGIETLVFAQDGLLRNIPMAALHDGEKFLIQNYAIATVPSLSLVNLSQPKNEPRSALAFRLGEAVEVNGRQYSALIYTKRETQNIVEELPGSIVLPDEKFTKQNLRTALRQRNYPILHLATHGQFGADPKDTFLITGGREELTLIELETILRERSSEDQIELLALTACQTAVGDNRSTLGLAGAAIQAGAKSALASLWFIEDRGTADLVQLFYDGLSGRSQQRLSKAKALQRSQIKLIEDGQHPRLWSAFVLVGNWF
- a CDS encoding ABC transporter ATP-binding protein (similar to AA sequence:cyanobase_aa:alr5147); translated protein: MFQLRDTSFLVPLAECIMKKYHCIKQQGEADCGAACLATIAKHYGSKVNLKQVRNYVGVGQSGANLWGLQQGCEKLGLNARPVKAAPDVLDRIEEAPLPAILHWKGNHWIVLYGKRRRDFVVADPAIGIRYLSTVELAEGWNDWVMLLLEPDPVRFGAVLQDSSDREGLSAIQFWSRVSAHRSILFQAFLINIVIGFLSLSSPILMQLLTDDVLIRGDLRLLNTIAIAVITVVVVSDLLELVQSSLITHFAQRLELGLVLDFCKQILRLPLTYFEARRSGEVLSRLQDIQQLNYLISQSIVSLPSRFFVALISLGLMLFYSWKLSVFAIAVSILMTASVIFFQPTLQRKMQQSLATDAENQGVLVETFKGALTVKTMVATPQLWGEFQHRFSRLANLNLRTNQISIFNNSFSGLVAGVGGIGLLWFGGQLVISPAEQLSIGQLFAFKAMSDNVTLFITTTIGFVDEFTRVKAATQRLAEVTQATPEDADQADRPNATIAPDSAIVLNNVSFDYADGTSILENFSVQIPGGQVTALIGQSGCGKSTLVKLLAGLYPPTVGNIRIGNYNQSDLSLTSLRQQVVLVSQEAHFWNRSIIDNFRLAAPDATFDEIVESCRLTGADEFISKLPNKYQTILGEFATNLSGGQKQRLAISRALVQNPPILILDESTSGLDPASEAELMNQLLQHRQDKTTVFISHRPSVIRRADWIVLLDQGQLKLQGSRAEVLAKANHQLEQLYTAL
- a CDS encoding thioredoxin (similar to AA sequence:cyanobase_aa:Cyan7425_4231); translation: MFQPSLSDYAPISTRSLELQPQEIHLFSFKVTSIEKQGMSYRSQPQQYICHFTDRRFLFVSDQSKFSVDYDAIERFKLVRTLNLSTFAKLIFKATPIEVPKEWLIAVTPTEHSRSAAKDFVQLGNELIGVVPGGFQMIADDPQAIAQFKQEVQASSLPVIVDFVAAKCEPCQTMVPIINELAEQFAGQFNLIKVDIEKNPAIALHYNVDCFPTLMVMNSGTVIDRIVGVVPKPLLVKVLNNHLAKL
- a CDS encoding filamentous haemagglutinin outer membrane protein (similar to AA sequence:cyanobase_aa:Npun_R3203), whose translation is MQWILSSGLLAGLSTIALSSVSIAQIVPDATFGSEQSTVTSTTVRGLPSDLIRGGAIRGSNLFHSFSTFNVSEGRGAYFANPDAVQNIFARVTGERSQIFGRLGVLGDANLFLINPNGVIFEQNSSLDVNGSLVVTTADAVQFGDRGSFSATSPGSPASVLTVDPSAFVFSRAPSEPPSIAVLGSPFDSQLGGSLLGLRVPFGRNLVLLGGNVKIQNGSLQAFGGSIQIGAVRSGSISIASNAQLSFPENLSLGDVSFSNAIADVRFIDGGEIAITARNIRLREGSTLIAGSTLGIPDRQVGDITLRADDTISIIDSQIFNTTASQTNGGAVNLYAANQVVSRGGVIVTNTSGGGNAGSLLIDTDELTIVGSAIGSATFGEGNSGDTTVEARRITIQDGGFIAASAFDESQGKGGNLTVTASEQIELIGTRVSSGQRFVSGLSAETTGTGDAGTLRVNTGRLVIRDGASIRTETSRSGRGGDVIIHARDSIEVTGGAGRGFASSISSETDGSTGDAGNLTIQTTRLSVQDGAVISSGIRGDDNNPDDSQLINGAGGNLKITADQIDVSGTRSTGGESVSSIVTFSNTRNEKATGDLDITTRQLRIRDGGKISTGTQGFGNAGSLRVFASDTVEISGISASGVLGSELSSGVISSDSSITGQGGNLRVDTNRLIIREGGTIFTATVADGKAGDLSIFANDVVIQGGTPSLFAEVLGLRSISAQSLGRGQAGTLSINAANQLQLIDSAISTSAPQSAGGNIQINTAPGYASGVTILRNSDISTASQGNGGDITIGGLGFIAFGDSNVIARSQDANGGNITFNTAAVFLEGGFRPTPRGSETQGNARIDIDASGQQSGVITLRDNSFIRNSLIEQPQQAIDTQTLIANSCIVRDRVTGSFFIKGRGGLPIRPGDLPLSPYTTGMVQAPTSQTPSRGDPTLEPQAAYQLPDGKILLSRECSN
- a CDS encoding Mo-dependent nitrogenase family protein (similar to AA sequence:cyanobase_aa:PCC7424_5259), coding for MLNQLRSYLDRIEINDPKLAQFICQLIPDRCPFERKLYVFDYCIQIPALCKLNPLYRQLLNLRLKSLMCLMRSSDLTETHR
- a CDS encoding secretion protein HlyD (similar to AA sequence:cyanobase_aa:Ava_2399), producing MNDSIQSIRTEDFLPSISRWTSLGGVFLVGTVVTAIALSAVTKYNVSVRASSTVRPSGELRVVQAEMESTVKQILVKENQTVKRGEIIAYLEDSKLQTQNSQLRSNIQQSQIQLSQLEAQIRAIQRQIIAESNSTDRSIASAEAETRRAQNDYQEKRLSSQAEVQDAQVTLNLANDEWKRYQQLVANGAVSERQAKEKETAVQTAQARLDRARAAANPSQATIAISQENIAQQRAKGESTIAALIREQEALVQRQAELKAQLVRDQKEQQQIERDLSKAMIRATSDGTVFQLNLSNANQVVRPGDSIAQIAPTDTPLVVKARVANQDIDKVEIGQLTQLRVEACPYSEFGVLPGRVSAIAPDSNSSNQSSGNNDRTFSVTVSLDQTVLTHQQRQCHIQSGMEATANIISKEETFLQFILRKARLITDL